In the Euphorbia lathyris chromosome 5, ddEupLath1.1, whole genome shotgun sequence genome, one interval contains:
- the LOC136231264 gene encoding uncharacterized protein isoform X1, whose translation MEKRLRSSLQSSAEEFLSSAAKLNLKSSKSTLKTLIHAISTSSALFSALPTSLHRSISDYIISYRDLLKKPHAAPEDPAKSPPSKRLRRSSRKSNPNSPKKEPNLTGGKQETVEKLQILIQIAFLCLSHPKKVFSSSDLLPAVQMLHDNLLLFESDTSLLLEIASLCEVYWKENFPGREMLISQSLPFLVSRSLTSKKKVDVHRVYALREALTLFDFEDESIEDLKSLLIRCVIAPLFLKTEDGRRFLAFMFGLSLQLLKEALAMIKSQIPFGRKSILEAYGEILFRAWKGLQGEFKDEIENGFLQVLIDSAIHANSRAFAASIRRVLGGFITQRVTDGVEKFLFRLAEPVIFRSLQVANSSVRLNALHLLLDLFPLEDPDATKEVKDTLLDKQFFLLEKLLMDECPDVRVVAVEGCCRVLHLFWEIIPPATITKILTKIFDDMSHDICHEVRLSTLNGLVYLLGNPQSYEILKVLLPRLGHLMLDTVLSIRVAVLDLLLLIRDIRTFQFNKVVGLDVLLSNLANDQSQVAQKITRLLMPSYFPSKVSTEEASNRCITLIKRSPMAGARFCEYAALEGASLESFMELIRALMDLVLSHDKLDANQIEGLLASVNHLCNSLVHEPSYKNALKDLFAGGKAKRIFAAASTGCAQSSVLNIFSLISPEDVSALVEKCMHLITDCGGISSNVKLQDEVRSAQKFLLSLDGFDDMFEALTNLLQKIAYRCHIKFGIEIPKKIISPGKRKKCKSSVKSSAKWKHIKGKTASNFEDDYSIALGIAWQIKDMLVSEDFRKAILQSQALEIPFLALKVISETSILQGVSCENVDATPVLAYTTLALHMTLQKVNLSMNEFGHTENDRTDRSSTLETLLDKTTDHLLNCTEKMLAAGGIGESDTPRGDNIEQQKEPQIDSSSSNNNGSRHDKEKIMSNTVKMLTAILKFIVDSVAMGFLNHIHRRCLTFASLYVKHVISILAQQSSRRMRFKEDDLKESIQCMKSSFSYAAKLLNLVLKDTNEDSPSPPEAFDLANDMLDLIVSVELYLGSSLAARLAAAAKPWLPDLILALGSGCILKHASVENTYSTTLSHLKRHFPSWPLILAKIELSEVRKVSSDEEDDTVLEAEEFLVFKGFIELMLSLLKGCRNVLDAVGVMFLTHSVVGLERKDFGLVLGIIHFVCVKLVEADDKEWNELDLMLSSLPDIYPQIEREIEEENNEVERQKLHSARVLLEPVWLYHVYETGRFTVMEEEINL comes from the exons ATGGAGAAGAGGCTTCGATCGTCTCTGCAGTCCTCAGCCGAAGAATTCCTCTCATCCGCTGCAAAACTTAATCTTAAATCTTCAAAATCTactctcaaaaccctaatccatGCAATTTCTACCTCCTCTGCTCTCTTTTCTGCCCTTCCTACTTCTCTCCACCGTTCCATTTCCGATTACATTATATCCTATCGTGACTTGCTTAAAAAACCCCATGCTGCCCCGGAAGACCCTGCGAAATCCCCTCCGTCTAAGCGCCTCAGGAGGTCTTCCCGGAAAAGTAATCCTAATTCCCCCAAAAAGGAGCCCAATCTCACCGGTGGCAAGCAAGAAACTGTCGAGAAACTACAAATTCTAATTCAAATTGCTTTCTTATGTCTTTCGCATCCAAAAAAGGTATTTTCTTCCTCGGATTTGCTACCTGCTGTTCAGATGCTGCATGATAATTTACTTTTATTCGAGTCGGATACGAGCTTGCTGTTGGAGATAGCGAGCTTATGTGAGGTGTACTGGAAGGAGAATTTTCCTGGTCGAGAAATGCTGATTTCTCAGTCTCTTCCGTTTTTGGTTTCAAGATCGCTCACCTCGAAAAAGAAAGTGGATGTGCATAGAGTTTATGCCCTCCGTGAGGCTCTCACTCTGTTTGATTTTGAAGATGAAAGCATAGAGGACTTGAAGTCGCTGTTGATACGATGTGTAATTGCCCCTTTATTTTTGAAAACAGAGGATGGAAGGAGATTCCTAGCATTTATGTTCGGGTTGAGTTTGCAGTTGCTCAAGGAGGCATTGGCAATGATAAAGTCTCAGATTCCATTTGGAAGGAAGTCGATTTTGGAGGCTTATGGGGAGATTCTTTTCAGGGCGTGGAAAGGGCTCCAAGGAGAATTTAAGGATGAGATTGAGAATGGGTTTCTGCAAGTTTTGATTGACAGCGCCATTCACGCCAACTCAAGAGCATTTGCAGCTTCTATTAGGAGAGTTTTGGGGGGTTTTATTACTCAAAGGGTCACCGATGGGGTTGAGAAATTTCTTTTCCGGCTTGCTGAGCCTGTGATATTTCGCTCGTTGCAG GTTGCAAATTCAAGTGTACGCCTTAATGCATTACATTTGCTTTTGGATTTGTTTCCCCTTGAAGATCCTGATGCAACTAAAGAAGTTAAAGATACACTGCTTGATAAGCAGTTCTTTTTATTAGAGAAATTGCTCATGGATGAGTGTCCAGATGTGAGAGTTGTTGCAGTTGAAGGTTGTTGCCGTGTTCTCCATTTGTTTTGGGAAATCATACCTCCAGCAACCATTACAAAGATACTCACAAAAATATTTGATGACATGTCACATGATATATGCCACGAGGTTAGGCTTTCCACGTTGAATGGCCTTGTTTATTTGCTTGGAAATCCACAATCTTACGAAATTTTGAAAGTGCTTCTACCAAGATTAGGGCATTTGATGTTGGATACTGTTCTTTCCATTCGAGTTGCTGTATTGGATCTCCTACTTCTTATAAGAGATATTCGAACATTCCAATTTAATAAG GTTGTAGGTTTAGATGTATTGTTGTCAAATCTAGCGAATGATCAATCTCAGGTTGCTCAAAAGATAACAAGATTGCTAATGCCATCATATTTTCCCTCAAAAGTAAGCACTGAAGAGGCATCCAACCGTTGTATCACACTAATAAAAAGGTCCCCGATGGCTGGTGCAAGGTTTTGTGAATATGCTGCATTAGAGGGGGCATCACTCGAGTCTTTCATGGAGCTTATCAGAGCATTGATGGATTTAGTTTTATCACATGATAAATTGGATGCAAATCAAATTGAGGGTTTACTTGCTTCTGTTAACCATCTTTGCAACAGCCTAGTGCATGAGCCAAGTTACAAGAATGCTCTTAAAGACTTGTTTGCTGGTGGAAAAGCAAAGCGCATCTTTGCTGCTGCATCTACTGGGTGTGCTCAATCATCCGTGCTCAACATTTTTTCTCTTATCTCTCCAGAGGATGTGTCTGCACTTGTCGAAAAATGTATGCACCTAATCACTGATTGTGGTGGAATATCTTCAAATGTCAAATTGCAAGATGAAGTGAGATCTGCCCAAAAGTTTTTGCTGTCTCTTGACGGTTTTGATGATATGTTCGAGGCTCTAACAAATCTTTTGCAAAAAATTGCATATCGTTGCCATATTAAATTTGGGATTGAAATACCAAAGAAGATTATTTCCCCTGGGAAGAGAAAGAAGTGCAAGTCCTCTGTCAAAAGTTCAGCTAAATGGAAACACATTAAAGGAAAAACTGCATCAAATTTTGAAGATGATTATTCAATTGCTCTCGGAATAGCCTGGCAAATAAAAGATATGCTTGTGTCTGAGGATTTTCGGAAAGCTATATTGCAATCTCAAGCTCTAGAGATTCCTTTCCTTGCTTTAAAAGTAATTTCAGAAACTAGTATTTTGCAGGGTGTCAGTTGTGAAAATGTGGACGCAACTCCAGTTCTGGCATATACAACTCTTGCCTTGCATATGACTCTTCAAAAAGTAAATTTGAGTATGAATGAATTTGGTCACACAGAAAATGATAGGACTGACCGTTCATCAACTCTGGAG ACATTGTTGGATAAGACAACAGACCACCTGCTTAACTGCACTGAGAAGATGCTTGCAGCTGGTGGCATTGGTGAGTCTGACACACCAAGAGGCGATAATATAGAACAGCAAAAAGAGCCTCAAATAGATTCCTCTAGCTCAAATAATAATG GGTCTCGTCATGATAAAGAGAAGATCATGTCAAATACGGTGAAGATGCTTACTGCAATCCTTAAATTCATCGTCGATTCTGTCGCAATGGGATTTCTCAATCACATTCACAGAAGGTGCTTAACCTTTGCATCCTTGTATGTAAAGCATGTAATCTCTATCTTAGCACAACAATCTAGCAGAAGAATGCGATTTAAGGAGGATGATCTGAAAGAAAGTATACAGTGTATGAAGAGCTCCTTCAGTTATGCAGCCAAGTTACTAAATCTTGTTCTTAAAGATACCAATGAAGATTCACCATCCCCACCAGAAGCTTTTGATCTTGCCAATGATATGCTTGATCTAATCGTCTCAGTTGAACTGTACTTGGGCTCTAGTTTAGCTGCACGCCTCGCTGCAGCAGCAAAACCTTGGCTCCCTGATCTGATTCTCGCATTGGGATCTGGATGCATACTTAAACATGCTTCAGTAGAAAACACATACTCGACAACTCTATCCCATCTGAAGCGTCATTTTCCGTCGTGGCCTTTGATTTTAGCAAAGATTGAGTTGTCTGAAGTAAGAAAAGTTAGTTCAGATGAGGAGGATGATACAGTTTTAGAAGCAGAGGAGTTTCTTGtgtttaaaggttttatagaaTTGATGCTTTCGCTGTTGAAAGGTTGTCGGAACGTGCTTGATGCAGTTGGCGTGATGTTCTTAACGCATTCAGTTGTCGGGCTGGAAAGGAAGGATTTCGGATTGGTATTGGGAATCATACACTTTGTCTGTGTAAAGCTAGTTGAGGCAGATGACAAGGAGTGGAACGAGCTCGATTTGATGCTGAGTTCTCTGCCGGACATTTACCCTCAGATTGAgagagaaattgaagaagaaaataatgaaGTTGAAAGACAGAAGTTACATAGTGCCAGAGTGTTGCTTGAACCTGTTTGGTTGTACCATGTTTATGAAACTGG
- the LOC136231264 gene encoding uncharacterized protein isoform X2 has product MEKRLRSSLQSSAEEFLSSAAKLNLKSSKSTLKTLIHAISTSSALFSALPTSLHRSISDYIISYRDLLKKPHAAPEDPAKSPPSKRLRRSSRKSNPNSPKKEPNLTGGKQETVEKLQILIQIAFLCLSHPKKVFSSSDLLPAVQMLHDNLLLFESDTSLLLEIASLCEVYWKENFPGREMLISQSLPFLVSRSLTSKKKVDVHRVYALREALTLFDFEDESIEDLKSLLIRCVIAPLFLKTEDGRRFLAFMFGLSLQLLKEALAMIKSQIPFGRKSILEAYGEILFRAWKGLQGEFKDEIENGFLQVLIDSAIHANSRAFAASIRRVLGGFITQRVTDGVEKFLFRLAEPVIFRSLQVANSSVRLNALHLLLDLFPLEDPDATKEVKDTLLDKQFFLLEKLLMDECPDVRVVAVEGCCRVLHLFWEIIPPATITKILTKIFDDMSHDICHEVRLSTLNGLVYLLGNPQSYEILKVLLPRLGHLMLDTVLSIRVAVLDLLLLIRDIRTFQFNKVVGLDVLLSNLANDQSQVAQKITRLLMPSYFPSKVSTEEASNRCITLIKRSPMAGARFCEYAALEGASLESFMELIRALMDLVLSHDKLDANQIEGLLASVNHLCNSLVHEPSYKNALKDLFAGGKAKRIFAAASTGCAQSSVLNIFSLISPEDVSALVEKCMHLITDCGGISSNVKLQDEVRSAQKFLLSLDGFDDMFEALTNLLQKIAYRCHIKFGIEIPKKIISPGKRKKCKSSVKSSAKWKHIKGKTASNFEDDYSIALGIAWQIKDMLVSEDFRKAILQSQALEIPFLALKVISETSILQGVSCENVDATPVLAYTTLALHMTLQKVNLSMNEFGHTENDRTDRSSTLETLLDKTTDHLLNCTEKMLAAGGIGSRHDKEKIMSNTVKMLTAILKFIVDSVAMGFLNHIHRRCLTFASLYVKHVISILAQQSSRRMRFKEDDLKESIQCMKSSFSYAAKLLNLVLKDTNEDSPSPPEAFDLANDMLDLIVSVELYLGSSLAARLAAAAKPWLPDLILALGSGCILKHASVENTYSTTLSHLKRHFPSWPLILAKIELSEVRKVSSDEEDDTVLEAEEFLVFKGFIELMLSLLKGCRNVLDAVGVMFLTHSVVGLERKDFGLVLGIIHFVCVKLVEADDKEWNELDLMLSSLPDIYPQIEREIEEENNEVERQKLHSARVLLEPVWLYHVYETGRFTVMEEEINL; this is encoded by the exons ATGGAGAAGAGGCTTCGATCGTCTCTGCAGTCCTCAGCCGAAGAATTCCTCTCATCCGCTGCAAAACTTAATCTTAAATCTTCAAAATCTactctcaaaaccctaatccatGCAATTTCTACCTCCTCTGCTCTCTTTTCTGCCCTTCCTACTTCTCTCCACCGTTCCATTTCCGATTACATTATATCCTATCGTGACTTGCTTAAAAAACCCCATGCTGCCCCGGAAGACCCTGCGAAATCCCCTCCGTCTAAGCGCCTCAGGAGGTCTTCCCGGAAAAGTAATCCTAATTCCCCCAAAAAGGAGCCCAATCTCACCGGTGGCAAGCAAGAAACTGTCGAGAAACTACAAATTCTAATTCAAATTGCTTTCTTATGTCTTTCGCATCCAAAAAAGGTATTTTCTTCCTCGGATTTGCTACCTGCTGTTCAGATGCTGCATGATAATTTACTTTTATTCGAGTCGGATACGAGCTTGCTGTTGGAGATAGCGAGCTTATGTGAGGTGTACTGGAAGGAGAATTTTCCTGGTCGAGAAATGCTGATTTCTCAGTCTCTTCCGTTTTTGGTTTCAAGATCGCTCACCTCGAAAAAGAAAGTGGATGTGCATAGAGTTTATGCCCTCCGTGAGGCTCTCACTCTGTTTGATTTTGAAGATGAAAGCATAGAGGACTTGAAGTCGCTGTTGATACGATGTGTAATTGCCCCTTTATTTTTGAAAACAGAGGATGGAAGGAGATTCCTAGCATTTATGTTCGGGTTGAGTTTGCAGTTGCTCAAGGAGGCATTGGCAATGATAAAGTCTCAGATTCCATTTGGAAGGAAGTCGATTTTGGAGGCTTATGGGGAGATTCTTTTCAGGGCGTGGAAAGGGCTCCAAGGAGAATTTAAGGATGAGATTGAGAATGGGTTTCTGCAAGTTTTGATTGACAGCGCCATTCACGCCAACTCAAGAGCATTTGCAGCTTCTATTAGGAGAGTTTTGGGGGGTTTTATTACTCAAAGGGTCACCGATGGGGTTGAGAAATTTCTTTTCCGGCTTGCTGAGCCTGTGATATTTCGCTCGTTGCAG GTTGCAAATTCAAGTGTACGCCTTAATGCATTACATTTGCTTTTGGATTTGTTTCCCCTTGAAGATCCTGATGCAACTAAAGAAGTTAAAGATACACTGCTTGATAAGCAGTTCTTTTTATTAGAGAAATTGCTCATGGATGAGTGTCCAGATGTGAGAGTTGTTGCAGTTGAAGGTTGTTGCCGTGTTCTCCATTTGTTTTGGGAAATCATACCTCCAGCAACCATTACAAAGATACTCACAAAAATATTTGATGACATGTCACATGATATATGCCACGAGGTTAGGCTTTCCACGTTGAATGGCCTTGTTTATTTGCTTGGAAATCCACAATCTTACGAAATTTTGAAAGTGCTTCTACCAAGATTAGGGCATTTGATGTTGGATACTGTTCTTTCCATTCGAGTTGCTGTATTGGATCTCCTACTTCTTATAAGAGATATTCGAACATTCCAATTTAATAAG GTTGTAGGTTTAGATGTATTGTTGTCAAATCTAGCGAATGATCAATCTCAGGTTGCTCAAAAGATAACAAGATTGCTAATGCCATCATATTTTCCCTCAAAAGTAAGCACTGAAGAGGCATCCAACCGTTGTATCACACTAATAAAAAGGTCCCCGATGGCTGGTGCAAGGTTTTGTGAATATGCTGCATTAGAGGGGGCATCACTCGAGTCTTTCATGGAGCTTATCAGAGCATTGATGGATTTAGTTTTATCACATGATAAATTGGATGCAAATCAAATTGAGGGTTTACTTGCTTCTGTTAACCATCTTTGCAACAGCCTAGTGCATGAGCCAAGTTACAAGAATGCTCTTAAAGACTTGTTTGCTGGTGGAAAAGCAAAGCGCATCTTTGCTGCTGCATCTACTGGGTGTGCTCAATCATCCGTGCTCAACATTTTTTCTCTTATCTCTCCAGAGGATGTGTCTGCACTTGTCGAAAAATGTATGCACCTAATCACTGATTGTGGTGGAATATCTTCAAATGTCAAATTGCAAGATGAAGTGAGATCTGCCCAAAAGTTTTTGCTGTCTCTTGACGGTTTTGATGATATGTTCGAGGCTCTAACAAATCTTTTGCAAAAAATTGCATATCGTTGCCATATTAAATTTGGGATTGAAATACCAAAGAAGATTATTTCCCCTGGGAAGAGAAAGAAGTGCAAGTCCTCTGTCAAAAGTTCAGCTAAATGGAAACACATTAAAGGAAAAACTGCATCAAATTTTGAAGATGATTATTCAATTGCTCTCGGAATAGCCTGGCAAATAAAAGATATGCTTGTGTCTGAGGATTTTCGGAAAGCTATATTGCAATCTCAAGCTCTAGAGATTCCTTTCCTTGCTTTAAAAGTAATTTCAGAAACTAGTATTTTGCAGGGTGTCAGTTGTGAAAATGTGGACGCAACTCCAGTTCTGGCATATACAACTCTTGCCTTGCATATGACTCTTCAAAAAGTAAATTTGAGTATGAATGAATTTGGTCACACAGAAAATGATAGGACTGACCGTTCATCAACTCTGGAG ACATTGTTGGATAAGACAACAGACCACCTGCTTAACTGCACTGAGAAGATGCTTGCAGCTGGTGGCATTG GGTCTCGTCATGATAAAGAGAAGATCATGTCAAATACGGTGAAGATGCTTACTGCAATCCTTAAATTCATCGTCGATTCTGTCGCAATGGGATTTCTCAATCACATTCACAGAAGGTGCTTAACCTTTGCATCCTTGTATGTAAAGCATGTAATCTCTATCTTAGCACAACAATCTAGCAGAAGAATGCGATTTAAGGAGGATGATCTGAAAGAAAGTATACAGTGTATGAAGAGCTCCTTCAGTTATGCAGCCAAGTTACTAAATCTTGTTCTTAAAGATACCAATGAAGATTCACCATCCCCACCAGAAGCTTTTGATCTTGCCAATGATATGCTTGATCTAATCGTCTCAGTTGAACTGTACTTGGGCTCTAGTTTAGCTGCACGCCTCGCTGCAGCAGCAAAACCTTGGCTCCCTGATCTGATTCTCGCATTGGGATCTGGATGCATACTTAAACATGCTTCAGTAGAAAACACATACTCGACAACTCTATCCCATCTGAAGCGTCATTTTCCGTCGTGGCCTTTGATTTTAGCAAAGATTGAGTTGTCTGAAGTAAGAAAAGTTAGTTCAGATGAGGAGGATGATACAGTTTTAGAAGCAGAGGAGTTTCTTGtgtttaaaggttttatagaaTTGATGCTTTCGCTGTTGAAAGGTTGTCGGAACGTGCTTGATGCAGTTGGCGTGATGTTCTTAACGCATTCAGTTGTCGGGCTGGAAAGGAAGGATTTCGGATTGGTATTGGGAATCATACACTTTGTCTGTGTAAAGCTAGTTGAGGCAGATGACAAGGAGTGGAACGAGCTCGATTTGATGCTGAGTTCTCTGCCGGACATTTACCCTCAGATTGAgagagaaattgaagaagaaaataatgaaGTTGAAAGACAGAAGTTACATAGTGCCAGAGTGTTGCTTGAACCTGTTTGGTTGTACCATGTTTATGAAACTGG